The following nucleotide sequence is from Candidatus Dormiibacterota bacterium.
GGCACCTACGCCGATTACGAGGCCAGCCCCAGAAAAGAGGCCGAAAAGAACGTAAAAGCCGGTTTGCATAAAGGCGATCTGAAGTTCGTACTCCATGGCAAAAAGCTGAATGGAGCGTTCGTACTAGTTAAAACTGGATACGCCAAGGATTCCTGGCTGCTGATTAAAAAAGACGATAAATATGCCGCTAAAAAAGATGTGACCAAGCAAGATAAATCGGCCAAATCCGGTAAAAGTATGGAACAGCTGGCAAAAGCTGGTAGCAAGCGGCAGAGCAGCAATAGCAATAAAGACAGTAAAGATAATAACGATCGCAATAAAAAGGCCGAAAAGCTTAATATTAAGGCTCCTAAGGCCGAGCAGCCAAGTGACTTCGCGCCCATGCTGGCCACACTTGCAGACAAGCCGTTTGATGATAAAGATTGGCTATACGAAATCAAGTGGGACGGCTACCGCATACTGGCCCATATCGCAAATGGCACGGTGCGGCTTCTCTCCCGTAATGGTAGAGACTACACACAAGTTTTCGCTCCGGCGGCAGAAGAGCTGGCCGCCCTGCCGGATTGCATTCTGGACGGAGAGATGGTGGTGGTAGATCAAAATGGCCGCTCCGATTTCGGCCGGCTGCAGAACTACCAGAAGACCGGCGAGGGCACCCTGCGCTACTTCGTGTTTGATGCGCCATATGCCAATGGCCGCGATCTGCGCGAGCTGCCCTTAACCAGCCGCAGGCAAGTGGCAGCCAAGCTGATAAAGGGACTGAAAGTGGTACAGTATAGCGATCATATTGCAGCCAAAGGAGTGGAGTTCTTTCAAGCCGCTGCCAAAAACCGCCTTGAGGGTATCATTGCCAAACAAGCAGATAGCCCATATCTGATCGGCAGGCGCAGCCGCTCATGGCTGAAGATTAAGACCCATCAGCGGCAGGAGGCCGTAATCGGCGGCTACACCGAGCCCAAGGGCAGCCGCAAATCACTAGGCGCCCTGGTGCTAGGTGTATACGAGGGAGACAAACTGAAGTACATCGGCCACACCGGCGGCGGGCTGACGCAGGAGCAGCTAGACGAACTTCATAAAAAATTAAAGCCATTGGAACGCAAAAACTCACCATTTGATACAAAATTCAAAACTAACGCCGCTGTACACTGGCTTAAACCGCAGCTAGTCTGCGAGGTTAACTTTGCCGAGTGGACAGCCGAGGGCATTATGCGCCAGCCGATATTCGTAGGCCTAAGGGAAGATAAAGATGCGAAGGAGGTAGTACGGGAGGTGGCAACTGCAGACAGCAGCGATGAAGTTAAACTGACCCATCTGGATAAGATCTACTTCCCCAAAGACAAACTAACCAAAGGCGATGTTATTAATTACTATAAACAAATGTCCGGCAACATTCTGCCGTATCTGAAAGACAGGCCGATGTCACTCAACCGCCACCCGGACGGCATTACAAAGGAGGGTTTTTACCAAAAAGATATCGACCACCCTCCTAACTGGGCCAAAACCCACGATGTGCAGTCGGAATCGGCCGGTAAGGAGATTAACTACCTTGTCTGTACAGATGAGCGGGCGCTGTTGTACATGGCGCAATTAGGGTGCATCGAGATGAACCCCTGGCTTTCTCGGGTACCGAAGGCAGATTATCCTGATTTTTGCGTAATAGACCTTGATCCGGAAGATATTCCCTTTACAGAGGTTGTCAGGACCGCCCAGGAGGTCCACAAGCTGCTTGATCAGATTGGGGCAGTAAACTACTGCAAGACCTCCGGAGCCACTGGGCTGCACGTTTACGTGCCTCTAGCGGGCAAGTACACCTACGAGCAATCCAAACAGTTCGCCCATCTGATCGCAGCTATAGTCAATAAGCGCCTTCCAGATACGACCAGCTTGGAGAGGATGCCCAAGAAGCGCCAGAAGCGGGTATATCTGGATTATCTGCAGAATCGCAAGGGCCAGACCCTAGCCTGCGCCTACTCCTTACGCCCCAGAGATGGGGCACCGGTAGCCACACCCTTGGAATGGAGCGAGGTTACGGATAAGCTCGATGTCAGCGCCTTTAATATCAAAACGATCCAGAAGCGGCTCGCAAAGAAGGGGGATCTCTGGCAGCCGCTCCTAAAGCACAAAGGTATCGATCTTAAGAAGGCCCTGGGGAAACTAGAGAAACTCTAGTCCAAGCTGCCGTTATCAGAATCATAACCGTCTCACGCGCGCCAATAGTACCTACTCCCAATACCCCTGCGGGGCGCTGGTTTGTTTT
It contains:
- the ligD gene encoding DNA ligase D; translation: MSLAKYKSKRNLAKTPEPAGGKASGKALRFVVQKHEATRLHYDLRLEIDGVLKSWAVPKGPSLDPDVRHLAMKVEDHPMDYRGFEGVIPEGNYGAGTVMVWDEGTYADYEASPRKEAEKNVKAGLHKGDLKFVLHGKKLNGAFVLVKTGYAKDSWLLIKKDDKYAAKKDVTKQDKSAKSGKSMEQLAKAGSKRQSSNSNKDSKDNNDRNKKAEKLNIKAPKAEQPSDFAPMLATLADKPFDDKDWLYEIKWDGYRILAHIANGTVRLLSRNGRDYTQVFAPAAEELAALPDCILDGEMVVVDQNGRSDFGRLQNYQKTGEGTLRYFVFDAPYANGRDLRELPLTSRRQVAAKLIKGLKVVQYSDHIAAKGVEFFQAAAKNRLEGIIAKQADSPYLIGRRSRSWLKIKTHQRQEAVIGGYTEPKGSRKSLGALVLGVYEGDKLKYIGHTGGGLTQEQLDELHKKLKPLERKNSPFDTKFKTNAAVHWLKPQLVCEVNFAEWTAEGIMRQPIFVGLREDKDAKEVVREVATADSSDEVKLTHLDKIYFPKDKLTKGDVINYYKQMSGNILPYLKDRPMSLNRHPDGITKEGFYQKDIDHPPNWAKTHDVQSESAGKEINYLVCTDERALLYMAQLGCIEMNPWLSRVPKADYPDFCVIDLDPEDIPFTEVVRTAQEVHKLLDQIGAVNYCKTSGATGLHVYVPLAGKYTYEQSKQFAHLIAAIVNKRLPDTTSLERMPKKRQKRVYLDYLQNRKGQTLACAYSLRPRDGAPVATPLEWSEVTDKLDVSAFNIKTIQKRLAKKGDLWQPLLKHKGIDLKKALGKLEKL